From Thalassospiraceae bacterium LMO-JJ14:
TCAACAATACGATCGGGCAAATTCTGCTGGCGCGCAGGATGGGCAAGAAACGCATCATCGCCGAGACCGGGGCCGGTCAGCATGGTGTCGCGACCGCTACCGTGTGTGCGCTTTTCGGCATGCCATGCGTCGTCTACATGGGCGAGACAGATGTCGAGCGGCAAAAGCCGAACGTCTTCCGCATGAAGCTTCTGGGCGCCGAAATCGTGCCGGTGACGGCCGGAACCGGAACGCTGAAAGACGCCATGAACGAAGCGCTCAGGGATTGGGTCGCCAATGTCGAGGATACGTTCTACATCATCGGCACGGCTGCCGGGCCGCACCCGTACCCGCAAATGGTCCGCGATTTCCAGTGCATCATCGGCAACGAAACCCGCGAGCAGATGCAGGAAATGGAAGGCCGCCTGCCGGATTCTCTGGTTGCGGCGATCGGCGGGGGCTCCAACGCCATCGGCCTGTTCCACCCGTTCCTCGATGATGAGAGTGTGAAGATCATTGGTGTCGAAGCGGCGGGACACGGCATCGAAAGCGGCGAGCACTGTGCATCGCTGAACGGCGGAAATCCGGGCGTGCTGCACGGCAACCGGACGTACCTGTTGCAGGATGAAGACGGCCAGATCAAGGACGGTTATTCGATTTCGGCGGGTCTCGATTACCCAGGCATCGGCCCGGAGCATGCATGGCTCCGTGATATCGGCCGTGTCGAATACGTGTACGCGACCGATGTCGAAGCCCTGGAAGCTTTCAAGATCTGCACCGCCATGGAGGGGATCATCCCGGCGCTTGAGCCATGTCACGCATTGGCGCATGTCGCCAAGATCGCGCCTGACCTGCCGAAGGACCATCTTATGGTGATGAACATGTGCGGCCGTGGCGACAAGGATATCTTCGCCGTTGCCGCGCGCTTTGGCTTCGATATGTGAGGCGGACATGAGCAAACAGCCAGAAACACGCATCACAAAACGTTTTGCCAAGCTTCGCGCCGAAGGCCGCGCCGGTCTGGTGACGTTCACGACCGCCGGCGACCCGGACCTCGAGACGTCTGCGAAAATTCTCGACGGCATCGCCGAGGCCGGCGCCGATCTGATTGAGATCGGCGTGCCGTTTTCCGATCCGATGGCGGACGGTCCGGCCATTCAGGCAAGCTCCCTGCGCGCCATCAAAGGCGGCATGACGCTCAGAAAAACCCTGGCGATGGTGGCCGAGTTCCGAAAAAAGGATAACGAAACACCGATCGTCCTGATGGGCTACTACAATCCGATTTATATCTACGGCGTC
This genomic window contains:
- the trpB gene encoding tryptophan synthase subunit beta; the encoded protein is MNKLNTLRSGVDENGHFGIYGGRFVAETLMPLILDVEKAWEHARHDDEFWAEFDYLMKHYVGRPSPLYYAERLSEHFGGAKVFFKRDELNHTGAHKINNTIGQILLARRMGKKRIIAETGAGQHGVATATVCALFGMPCVVYMGETDVERQKPNVFRMKLLGAEIVPVTAGTGTLKDAMNEALRDWVANVEDTFYIIGTAAGPHPYPQMVRDFQCIIGNETREQMQEMEGRLPDSLVAAIGGGSNAIGLFHPFLDDESVKIIGVEAAGHGIESGEHCASLNGGNPGVLHGNRTYLLQDEDGQIKDGYSISAGLDYPGIGPEHAWLRDIGRVEYVYATDVEALEAFKICTAMEGIIPALEPCHALAHVAKIAPDLPKDHLMVMNMCGRGDKDIFAVAARFGFDM